From Alienimonas californiensis, a single genomic window includes:
- a CDS encoding VWA domain-containing protein: protein MEDQFIEPEIGGTALRFVGPLPLWAGLLLAAVAAALAWRFYLREAGHLSRGLRWGLPALRSLAFALSILLLCAPVLTHTQVEGELGRVRVLVDGSESMARLDRHLPEARKVRLAEAVGRLPQGTADRYDATPADARPTGDRAAANAAAAVDPLPRWRRADLLLAEAPTAILPELRRQHVVSVRTLQGPTLTPRNLLGDGAGDEDGDEDAAAAPPTFAPTTDLATPLADGVGPAAGDAAPTGADAKRAAVVLLTDGRHNAGPSPTEAARLLGEAGVAVFPVLFGAEEPAADLAAVAVDAPDLVFKTDTVRGTFTLRDTAPPGTRFTAEIVSKGSDDGATGETVVWRQDLATTGSGDRRVPFEFDVEPLTDSLTETTDSPTGVGGYGRESRGVARSVATLDLEVRLSPLPGEVDAENNSRPLRLAANLVPRKALLLDGRPRWETRYLRNALSRDPRWEVSTVVVPADEQTLPRGEAGTTNESGEGVFPNSRAGLLGYDLIVYGELPPSLLTAEEQGWLREFVGARGGGLVFIDGRRDVLSELPSPTLTDLLPVTRGEPLSGPTTALRPTPAGVAAGALGITGDEPTDETFWQALPAPQTLIGATPLPGAEVWLDAVAEGGAGTGAGGGDGGGTHPAIVVRPFGGGRVMYLAFDETWRWRYRAADVYHQRLWNQLAGAVMPRPYAVRDELLALDTGGVRYAPGASAPVRVELRHPSNGGPGGGPATGVPVDAVLTRDGRIVGTVPLTEDPEVPGAYRGATGPLEPGEHEVSIRAAGFAAGALQARTGFVVEPPATAESADTSADPALLAAMAEASGGTLIREEEIGRLAALLAPLSDGRVIESEIPLWQSYWWFFAVLIPLTVEWILRKRAGLL, encoded by the coding sequence ATGGAGGACCAATTCATCGAACCGGAGATCGGGGGCACGGCCCTGCGATTCGTGGGTCCGTTGCCGCTGTGGGCCGGGCTGCTGCTCGCCGCGGTCGCCGCGGCGCTGGCGTGGCGGTTCTACCTGCGGGAGGCGGGGCACCTGTCCCGCGGCCTGCGGTGGGGGCTGCCGGCGCTGCGTTCGCTGGCGTTCGCGCTGAGCATTTTATTGCTGTGCGCCCCGGTGCTGACGCACACGCAGGTGGAGGGCGAACTGGGCCGCGTCCGCGTGCTGGTGGACGGCTCCGAAAGCATGGCCCGCCTCGACCGCCACCTGCCCGAAGCCCGCAAGGTGCGGCTGGCCGAGGCCGTGGGCCGCCTGCCGCAGGGCACCGCCGACCGCTACGACGCCACCCCGGCAGACGCCCGCCCCACCGGCGATCGGGCCGCGGCCAACGCCGCCGCCGCCGTCGATCCGCTGCCCCGCTGGCGCCGGGCCGATCTGCTACTCGCCGAGGCCCCCACCGCGATCCTGCCGGAACTGCGGCGGCAACACGTGGTCTCCGTCCGCACCCTCCAGGGGCCGACCCTCACCCCCCGCAACCTGCTCGGCGACGGGGCCGGGGATGAAGACGGGGATGAAGACGCCGCCGCGGCTCCGCCGACGTTCGCCCCGACCACCGACCTCGCCACCCCGCTGGCGGACGGCGTCGGCCCCGCCGCCGGGGACGCCGCCCCGACCGGGGCGGACGCGAAGCGGGCGGCGGTCGTGCTGCTGACGGACGGTCGCCACAACGCCGGCCCCTCCCCCACCGAGGCCGCCCGCCTGCTGGGCGAAGCGGGCGTCGCCGTGTTCCCCGTCCTCTTCGGGGCGGAGGAGCCCGCCGCGGACCTCGCCGCCGTCGCCGTCGACGCCCCGGACCTGGTGTTCAAAACCGACACCGTCCGCGGCACGTTCACCCTCCGCGACACAGCCCCCCCCGGCACGCGGTTCACCGCGGAGATCGTCTCCAAGGGGAGCGACGACGGGGCGACCGGCGAAACGGTCGTCTGGCGGCAGGATCTCGCCACCACCGGCTCCGGCGACCGCCGGGTGCCGTTTGAATTCGACGTCGAACCGCTGACGGACTCTCTCACGGAGACAACGGACTCTCCGACGGGAGTCGGCGGCTACGGCCGGGAGTCCCGGGGAGTCGCCCGCTCCGTGGCGACGCTCGATCTGGAAGTCCGGCTCTCCCCGCTGCCGGGCGAGGTGGACGCGGAGAACAACTCCCGCCCGCTGCGGCTGGCAGCGAACCTCGTTCCCCGCAAAGCCCTGCTGCTGGACGGCCGCCCCCGCTGGGAGACTCGCTACCTCCGCAACGCCCTGTCGCGCGATCCGCGGTGGGAAGTCTCAACCGTCGTTGTCCCCGCCGACGAGCAAACGCTCCCCCGCGGCGAGGCCGGCACGACCAACGAGAGCGGCGAGGGCGTGTTCCCCAACTCCCGGGCCGGCCTGCTGGGCTACGACCTGATCGTGTACGGCGAACTGCCGCCCTCCCTGCTGACCGCCGAGGAGCAGGGCTGGCTGCGGGAGTTCGTGGGCGCCCGCGGCGGGGGGCTGGTGTTCATCGACGGCCGCCGCGACGTGCTGAGCGAACTGCCCAGCCCGACCCTCACCGACCTGCTGCCCGTCACCCGGGGCGAACCGCTGTCCGGCCCGACGACCGCCCTGCGGCCGACCCCCGCCGGCGTCGCCGCCGGGGCCCTGGGAATCACGGGCGACGAACCGACCGACGAAACCTTCTGGCAGGCCCTGCCCGCCCCGCAGACGCTGATCGGCGCCACGCCCCTGCCCGGGGCGGAGGTCTGGCTGGACGCGGTCGCCGAGGGCGGCGCCGGGACCGGGGCCGGCGGCGGCGACGGCGGCGGGACGCACCCGGCGATCGTGGTGCGGCCGTTCGGCGGCGGGCGGGTGATGTACCTCGCCTTCGACGAAACCTGGCGCTGGCGGTACCGGGCCGCGGACGTCTACCACCAACGGCTCTGGAACCAACTCGCCGGCGCCGTGATGCCCCGCCCCTACGCGGTGCGGGACGAACTGCTGGCGCTGGACACCGGCGGCGTGCGGTACGCCCCCGGCGCCTCCGCCCCGGTGCGGGTCGAGTTGCGGCATCCCTCGAACGGGGGCCCCGGCGGCGGCCCGGCGACCGGCGTGCCGGTGGACGCCGTGCTGACCCGCGACGGCCGGATCGTCGGCACGGTTCCCCTGACCGAGGACCCCGAGGTGCCCGGCGCCTACCGCGGGGCGACGGGGCCGCTGGAGCCGGGCGAACACGAGGTGTCGATCCGGGCCGCCGGCTTCGCCGCGGGGGCGTTGCAGGCCCGCACCGGGTTCGTCGTCGAACCGCCGGCGACCGCCGAATCCGCGGACACCTCCGCGGACCCGGCGCTGCTGGCCGCCATGGCGGAGGCCTCCGGCGGGACGTTGATCCGCGAGGAGGAGATCGGCCGGCTCGCCGCCCTGCTGGCCCCGCTGTCGGACGGCCGGGTGATCGAATCGGAAATCCCCCTGTGGCAAAGCTACTGGTGGTTCTTCGCCGTGCTGATCCCGCTGACCGTCGAATGGATCCTCCGCAAACGCGCGGGGCTGCTGTGA
- a CDS encoding prenyltransferase/squalene oxidase repeat-containing protein, translating to MSSTQIAATLAAFLLALPAVAQEDAGTPPEPGAPAALDGLGGLQLGENDPQVDAAMDKAVAYLLTQQREDGAITDKGTPTAMTSLSIMALASVGVTPADPTPEGTAMRKALDYVLDEKRVQEDGYFGRDDGSRMYGHGIITLMLSEMLGMGANAEQDRLIRERLENAIAVILRAQSQPKDARNQGGWRYERDSKDSDLSVSVWQVMALRSAANDGLDVPPEAIAEAVDYLRRSYDSPVARDGTPDDRVSGFTYEPERGNPTYAMTAAGLLAMQVCGQYEDPRVTGAAEWLTARPPQWKDKWFSYGTYYYAQGMYQRGGEFAPAAADAVRELLLERQEDDGSWLAENGSERSHGHVYATALSMLSLSVKYHYLPIYQR from the coding sequence TTGTCGTCGACTCAAATCGCGGCCACGCTCGCCGCGTTCCTCCTCGCCCTCCCCGCCGTCGCTCAGGAGGACGCCGGGACGCCGCCGGAACCGGGCGCCCCCGCGGCGCTCGACGGGTTGGGCGGGCTGCAACTCGGCGAGAACGACCCGCAGGTCGACGCCGCGATGGACAAGGCGGTCGCCTATCTGCTCACCCAGCAGCGGGAAGACGGGGCGATTACGGACAAGGGCACCCCCACGGCGATGACTTCGCTGTCCATCATGGCCCTGGCGAGCGTCGGCGTGACCCCCGCGGACCCCACGCCGGAGGGGACCGCGATGCGCAAGGCGCTGGATTACGTGCTGGACGAGAAGCGCGTGCAGGAGGACGGCTACTTCGGCCGGGACGACGGCTCCCGCATGTACGGGCACGGCATCATCACGCTGATGCTCTCGGAGATGCTGGGGATGGGCGCCAACGCGGAGCAGGACCGCCTGATCCGCGAACGCCTCGAGAACGCGATCGCGGTGATCCTGCGGGCCCAAAGTCAGCCCAAGGACGCCCGCAACCAGGGCGGCTGGCGCTACGAACGGGACAGCAAGGACAGCGATCTGTCCGTCTCCGTCTGGCAGGTGATGGCCCTGCGGAGCGCCGCCAACGACGGGCTGGACGTGCCCCCGGAGGCGATCGCCGAGGCGGTGGACTACCTGCGGCGCTCCTACGACTCCCCGGTGGCCCGCGACGGCACGCCGGACGATCGGGTCAGCGGGTTCACCTACGAACCCGAGCGAGGCAACCCGACGTACGCGATGACCGCCGCCGGGCTGCTCGCCATGCAGGTCTGCGGGCAGTACGAGGACCCCCGCGTGACCGGCGCCGCGGAGTGGCTGACCGCCCGCCCGCCGCAGTGGAAGGACAAGTGGTTCTCCTACGGCACCTATTACTACGCCCAGGGCATGTACCAGCGGGGCGGCGAGTTCGCCCCCGCCGCCGCGGACGCCGTGCGGGAGTTGCTGTTGGAGCGCCAGGAAGACGACGGCTCCTGGCTGGCGGAAAACGGCTCCGAACGCAGCCACGGCCACGTCTACGCCACAGCGCTGTCGATGCTGAGCCTGTCGGTGAAGTACCACTACCTGCCGATCTACCAGCGGTAG
- a CDS encoding M20/M25/M40 family metallo-hydrolase — MPVAPSPVAQSPADPLPLARELIAAASVSRDSNAAAAAVCEAALAAAGFAVERTVYRDARGVEKVNLLARLGPAPVPGAGERPDRPGFVWLGHTDVVPAAEWTGPGTGGRPGAPFEPTVTDDRLYGRGACDMKGPVAAAIAAAARLHADSQRPGGAPLTAPLWIGLTADEEIGFEGAKELVARSAAYLELRAANPPGIIGEPTSLTAVHAHKGSHLLTAIARGVAAHSSTAAGVNANLRLIPFLADLLPLIRRTETDPALQNPAFDPPGLSWNLTLSDGETVLNVTPERATATIYSRPVPGVDDGPLVAEFLALAAKHGLETIDDRHAGPFHTDPDAAFPTAVCELLGQSAPRTVCYGTDGGVFASPAVPGQSGGGLTNLLVLGPGSIAQAHTVAEFISLDQLRRGCDLYETLFRRYCVG, encoded by the coding sequence ATGCCCGTCGCCCCGTCGCCCGTCGCACAGTCGCCCGCCGACCCGCTGCCGCTGGCCCGCGAGCTGATCGCGGCGGCCTCCGTCAGCCGGGACTCCAACGCCGCCGCCGCCGCCGTCTGCGAGGCCGCCCTCGCCGCCGCCGGCTTCGCGGTGGAACGCACCGTCTACCGCGACGCCCGCGGGGTGGAGAAGGTGAACCTCCTCGCCCGCCTCGGCCCGGCCCCCGTCCCCGGCGCCGGAGAACGCCCGGACCGCCCCGGCTTCGTCTGGCTCGGCCACACCGACGTCGTCCCCGCCGCCGAGTGGACCGGCCCGGGAACGGGCGGCCGCCCCGGCGCCCCGTTCGAACCGACGGTGACGGACGACCGCCTCTACGGCCGCGGGGCCTGCGACATGAAGGGCCCGGTCGCCGCCGCGATCGCCGCCGCCGCCCGCCTGCACGCCGACTCGCAGCGACCCGGCGGCGCCCCGCTGACGGCCCCGCTGTGGATCGGGCTGACCGCCGACGAGGAGATCGGCTTCGAGGGGGCGAAGGAGCTGGTCGCCCGCAGCGCCGCCTATCTCGAACTTCGGGCCGCGAACCCGCCGGGGATCATCGGCGAGCCCACCTCCCTCACCGCCGTGCACGCCCACAAGGGCTCCCACCTGCTGACGGCGATCGCCCGCGGCGTCGCCGCCCACAGCAGCACCGCCGCGGGGGTGAACGCGAACCTCCGGCTGATCCCCTTCCTGGCGGACCTGCTCCCCCTGATCCGCCGCACCGAGACCGACCCGGCCCTGCAGAACCCCGCCTTCGACCCGCCGGGGCTCAGTTGGAACCTGACGCTCTCCGACGGCGAGACCGTGCTGAACGTCACCCCGGAGCGGGCGACGGCGACGATCTATTCCCGCCCCGTCCCCGGCGTGGACGACGGCCCGCTGGTCGCCGAGTTCCTGGCCCTGGCGGCGAAGCACGGCCTGGAGACGATCGACGACCGCCACGCCGGCCCCTTTCATACGGACCCGGACGCGGCGTTCCCCACGGCGGTCTGCGAGCTGCTCGGCCAATCGGCCCCACGAACCGTCTGCTACGGCACCGACGGCGGCGTCTTCGCCAGCCCCGCGGTCCCCGGCCAATCGGGCGGCGGCCTGACGAACCTGCTGGTGCTCGGCCCCGGTTCGATCGCCCAGGCCCACACCGTCGCGGAGTTCATCTCCCTGGACCAACTCCGCCGCGGCTGCGACCTCTACGAAACGTTGTTTCGCCGGTATTGCGTCGGCTGA
- a CDS encoding BBP7 family outer membrane beta-barrel protein codes for MPAALRLPAARRPGVARRWGAAVAAATAPIALAAIAPAATADDGVVNLSSAPGFDGSPAWVEPNDGGGSGILPAGYVTPPAQFGPLSQPSAGPAQGGPGSRPAPGGMYDPSVAPAQYAPAPYCPPGQGGGFGGGGMYGGGGTDYRAVGGRPEGPGSLWTTISRYQPAKGSFLRLEYLHYNMTGEETGLVGAPVAGVTGPAVDDATARLFPFGVPVADQSRNGGNYSRQGITPGGDTFVTPVLDNNDVDDFAGVRLTLSQPIDEVGRGEFFAFSFSQETFEIDPILPLAVADNIGIGLTDGNTAFAAGLETFNTDYELEYETELWGGGGRIYFDHLARPEGFGLRPLVGVRYTMLNQNLYQRGVDIQAGVATSSEMSTTVHNNLFGTELGVEAEYRHEWCTIGVRPSVSIGLNQAQVRTRTVNVFSPQEGALRQTAYYTEISPVFDLATYIRIPLGERFRFSVGYDLLYLANVAQPNEATSYRAAGLSTGAARADLTPARNFDNVAFNGLSIGLEMLIP; via the coding sequence ATGCCCGCCGCCCTTCGCCTTCCCGCCGCCCGTCGGCCGGGCGTCGCCCGCCGGTGGGGCGCCGCGGTCGCCGCCGCGACGGCGCCGATCGCCCTGGCCGCCATCGCCCCCGCCGCGACCGCCGACGACGGGGTCGTGAACCTCTCCTCCGCCCCCGGGTTCGACGGCTCCCCCGCGTGGGTCGAGCCGAACGACGGCGGCGGCTCCGGCATCCTGCCGGCCGGCTACGTCACCCCGCCCGCCCAGTTCGGCCCGCTGAGCCAGCCGTCGGCCGGCCCCGCCCAGGGCGGCCCCGGTTCTCGGCCGGCGCCGGGCGGGATGTACGATCCCTCCGTCGCCCCGGCCCAGTACGCCCCGGCGCCGTATTGCCCCCCCGGCCAGGGCGGGGGATTCGGCGGCGGCGGGATGTACGGCGGCGGCGGCACCGACTACCGGGCGGTGGGCGGTCGGCCGGAGGGGCCCGGCTCGCTGTGGACCACGATCTCCCGCTACCAGCCGGCCAAGGGCAGCTTCCTCCGGCTCGAGTACCTGCACTACAACATGACGGGCGAGGAGACCGGCCTCGTCGGGGCCCCCGTCGCCGGCGTCACGGGGCCGGCCGTGGACGACGCGACCGCCCGCCTCTTCCCCTTCGGCGTGCCGGTCGCGGACCAGTCCCGGAACGGCGGCAACTACAGTCGGCAGGGGATCACGCCGGGCGGGGACACGTTCGTCACCCCGGTGCTGGACAATAATGACGTCGACGACTTCGCCGGCGTCCGGCTGACGCTCAGTCAGCCGATCGACGAGGTGGGCCGGGGCGAATTCTTCGCCTTCTCCTTCTCGCAGGAGACGTTCGAGATCGACCCGATCCTGCCGCTGGCCGTCGCCGACAACATCGGGATCGGCCTGACGGATGGCAACACGGCGTTCGCCGCCGGCCTCGAGACCTTCAATACCGACTACGAACTCGAATACGAGACGGAGTTGTGGGGCGGCGGCGGTCGGATTTACTTCGACCACCTCGCCCGGCCGGAGGGCTTTGGCCTGCGGCCGCTGGTCGGCGTGCGGTACACGATGCTGAATCAGAACCTGTACCAGCGGGGCGTCGATATCCAGGCCGGCGTCGCCACCTCCAGCGAAATGTCCACCACCGTGCACAACAACCTGTTCGGCACGGAACTGGGCGTGGAGGCCGAGTACCGCCACGAGTGGTGCACCATCGGCGTGCGGCCGAGCGTCTCGATCGGGCTGAACCAGGCCCAGGTCCGCACCCGGACGGTGAACGTCTTCTCTCCGCAGGAAGGCGCGTTGCGGCAGACGGCCTACTACACGGAAATCAGCCCCGTGTTCGACCTCGCCACGTACATCCGCATTCCGCTGGGGGAGCGGTTCCGGTTCAGCGTCGGTTACGACCTGCTGTACCTGGCGAACGTCGCCCAGCCGAACGAAGCCACCTCGTATCGGGCGGCCGGCCTGAGCACGGGAGCGGCCCGAGCCGACCTGACGCCGGCCCGGAACTTCGACAACGTGGCCTTCAACGGCCTGTCGATCGGCTTGGAAATGCTGATCCCCTAA